Proteins encoded in a region of the Streptomyces sp. NBC_01298 genome:
- the rpsN gene encoding 30S ribosomal protein S14: MAKQGKIAQNEKRKAMVKRYATRRAELKEIIRRSSPADAERGAAVAELRKQPRDASATRVRNRDGVDGRPRGHLRKFGLSRVRMREQAHAGFLPGVTKSSW, translated from the coding sequence ATGGCGAAGCAGGGCAAGATCGCGCAGAACGAGAAGCGCAAGGCGATGGTCAAGCGCTACGCCACCCGGCGGGCGGAGCTGAAGGAGATCATCCGGCGGTCGTCCCCGGCGGATGCCGAACGGGGAGCGGCCGTGGCCGAGCTGCGCAAGCAGCCGCGCGACGCGAGCGCGACCAGGGTGCGCAACCGGGACGGTGTGGACGGGCGGCCCCGCGGGCACCTGCGGAAGTTCGGACTGTCCCGCGTACGGATGCGTGAACAGGCACACGCGGGGTTCCTGCCCGGAGTCACGAAGTCCTCCTGGTAG
- the rpmB gene encoding 50S ribosomal protein L28: MSAHCQLTGAQPGFGNAISHSHRRTSRRFDPNIQSKRYWLPGEGRHVRLKLSAKAIKTVDAIGVEAAVARIRARGVKV; encoded by the coding sequence TTGTCCGCCCACTGCCAACTGACCGGCGCCCAGCCAGGCTTCGGCAACGCCATCTCCCACTCGCACCGGCGCACTTCCCGCCGCTTCGACCCCAACATCCAGAGCAAGCGGTACTGGCTTCCCGGCGAGGGGCGCCACGTCCGCCTCAAGCTGAGCGCCAAGGCGATCAAGACCGTCGACGCGATCGGTGTCGAGGCCGCGGTGGCGCGCATCCGCGCCCGGGGCGTGAAGGTCTGA
- the rpmG gene encoding 50S ribosomal protein L33: MARNEVRPIVKLRSTAGTGYTYVTRKNGRNDPDRMVLRKFDPVLRRHVEFREER; this comes from the coding sequence ATGGCACGCAACGAAGTACGTCCGATCGTCAAGCTCCGCTCCACCGCGGGCACCGGCTACACCTACGTCACCCGCAAGAACGGGCGGAACGATCCCGACCGGATGGTGCTGCGCAAGTTCGACCCGGTGCTCCGCCGGCACGTCGAGTTCCGCGAAGAACGCTGA
- a CDS encoding type B 50S ribosomal protein L31, whose product MKPGIHPAYGPVVFRDRAAGFAFLTRSTATSEKTVEWQDGHTYPVIDVEISSQSHPFYTGTARVLDTAGRVERFERRYGGGK is encoded by the coding sequence ATGAAGCCTGGAATCCACCCCGCCTACGGACCCGTCGTCTTCCGCGACAGGGCCGCCGGCTTCGCCTTCCTCACCCGCTCGACCGCCACCAGCGAGAAGACGGTCGAGTGGCAGGACGGCCACACCTACCCCGTCATCGATGTCGAGATCTCCTCGCAGAGCCACCCCTTCTACACCGGCACCGCCCGCGTCCTGGACACCGCCGGCCGCGTCGAGCGCTTCGAGCGCCGCTACGGAGGCGGCAAGTGA
- a CDS encoding CobW family GTP-binding protein, producing MTLPVVIVGGLHADARKEVVDRLLRSVPGSVALHHDLATAPAGTVLRVVRDASGELSRGETPLFNDCACCALREDLVPELERLAGSGMTRLAVVELWDSVEPRAMAEVVAQHGGGALDLTSVITAVDPALVLPYLVNGDDLADVGLAAAASDQRTVGDTWARQLEYAPVLALVDSAEADDEDFALLTQLHPTARRVPAGSGELARAAFAGFDVEAAAAAQHPACALLPQEAEEAGVTTFVWHHSRPFHPERLYEALEDLCCAAARSRGRFWLADRPDTLLAWDAAGGALCVESAGPWLASLPDAAWELVPPMRRAAASLDWHPEHGDCCQHLVFTSPGLDRDGLARLLESCLLNDAEYASGREEWRKLPAAFDSLLAPVS from the coding sequence GTGACCCTGCCCGTCGTCATCGTCGGCGGGCTCCACGCCGACGCCCGCAAGGAAGTCGTCGACCGGCTGCTCCGCTCCGTCCCCGGCAGCGTCGCGCTCCACCACGACCTGGCCACGGCGCCCGCCGGTACCGTGCTGCGCGTCGTGCGCGACGCTTCGGGCGAACTGTCCCGGGGCGAGACGCCCCTCTTCAACGACTGCGCCTGCTGCGCGCTCCGCGAGGACCTGGTCCCCGAGCTCGAACGGCTGGCCGGCAGCGGAATGACGCGCCTGGCCGTCGTCGAGCTGTGGGACTCCGTCGAGCCCAGGGCGATGGCCGAGGTCGTCGCCCAGCACGGCGGCGGCGCACTCGACCTCACCAGCGTGATCACCGCGGTGGACCCCGCGCTCGTCCTGCCCTATCTCGTCAACGGGGACGATCTGGCGGACGTGGGCCTCGCGGCAGCCGCCTCGGACCAGCGCACGGTCGGGGACACCTGGGCCCGGCAGTTGGAGTACGCCCCCGTACTGGCCCTCGTGGACAGCGCGGAGGCCGACGACGAGGACTTCGCCCTCTTGACCCAACTCCATCCGACCGCGCGCCGGGTGCCGGCCGGATCCGGGGAACTGGCCCGGGCGGCCTTCGCCGGCTTCGACGTGGAGGCGGCCGCCGCCGCCCAGCACCCGGCCTGCGCCTTGCTGCCGCAGGAGGCGGAGGAGGCCGGAGTCACCACCTTCGTCTGGCACCACAGCCGCCCCTTCCACCCCGAGCGGCTCTACGAGGCCCTGGAGGACCTCTGTTGCGCCGCCGCTCGCAGTCGTGGCCGGTTCTGGCTCGCCGACCGCCCCGACACCTTGCTCGCCTGGGACGCCGCGGGCGGCGCCCTGTGCGTGGAGAGCGCCGGGCCCTGGCTGGCCTCCCTCCCGGACGCCGCCTGGGAGCTGGTTCCGCCGATGCGCAGGGCGGCCGCCTCGCTCGACTGGCATCCGGAACACGGTGACTGCTGCCAGCACCTCGTCTTCACCTCACCCGGCCTCGACCGCGACGGGCTGGCGCGACTCCTGGAGTCCTGCCTGCTCAACGACGCCGAGTACGCCTCGGGGCGCGAGGAGTGGCGCAAGCTGCCGGCCGCCTTCGACTCGCTCCTCGCCCCCGTCTCCTGA
- the rpsR gene encoding 30S ribosomal protein S18, translating into MARRQTPHKPLKSRPNPLDAAKITYIDYKDTDLLRKFVSDRGKIRGRRVTRVTAQQQRRLAAAIKNAREMALLPYGSGR; encoded by the coding sequence ATGGCCCGCCGCCAAACCCCCCACAAGCCGCTGAAGTCCCGCCCCAACCCCCTGGACGCGGCGAAGATCACGTACATCGACTACAAGGACACCGACCTGCTGCGGAAGTTCGTCTCCGACCGCGGCAAGATCCGCGGCCGCCGCGTCACCCGGGTCACGGCGCAGCAGCAGCGACGGCTCGCCGCCGCGATCAAGAACGCCCGCGAGATGGCTCTGCTCCCGTACGGCAGCGGCCGGTAG
- the rpmF gene encoding 50S ribosomal protein L32: MAVPKRKTSRSNTRHRRARWKATTPQLVPITVDGAVHQVPQRLVKAYERGLLRPEG, translated from the coding sequence ATGGCCGTTCCCAAGCGGAAGACGTCCCGCAGCAATACCCGCCACCGCCGCGCGCGGTGGAAGGCGACCACCCCGCAACTGGTCCCGATCACGGTCGACGGCGCGGTGCACCAGGTGCCGCAGCGCCTGGTGAAGGCGTACGAGCGCGGCCTGCTCCGCCCCGAGGGCTAA
- a CDS encoding GNAT family N-acetyltransferase, with translation MDQGTGGAAAGAVIVDALELMSDPRRAARFAGEAHRILADLVTAGAALGWVEPPGPDEVARLLNGVVDAVRAGDAALRGAYLADRLVGLGYWQRYARPTHRPHADLEKLAVAAGAHGLGLGRALTAALVEDARRAGIEVLTLDARGDNTRALGLYASLGFTEYGRLPRFVAVGERRYDKVFCMLDFRTPAP, from the coding sequence ATGGATCAAGGAACGGGCGGCGCTGCCGCCGGAGCGGTGATCGTCGACGCCCTGGAGCTGATGTCCGACCCGCGGCGGGCGGCCCGGTTCGCCGGGGAGGCGCACCGGATCCTGGCCGATCTGGTGACCGCGGGCGCCGCGCTGGGCTGGGTCGAACCGCCCGGGCCGGACGAGGTGGCGCGGCTGCTCAACGGCGTCGTCGACGCGGTACGGGCCGGGGACGCGGCCTTGCGCGGCGCCTACCTCGCGGACCGGCTCGTCGGGCTCGGGTACTGGCAGCGCTACGCCCGCCCGACCCACCGGCCCCACGCCGACCTGGAGAAGCTCGCCGTCGCCGCCGGGGCCCACGGACTCGGGCTCGGCCGGGCCCTGACCGCCGCCCTCGTCGAGGACGCCCGCCGGGCCGGGATCGAGGTCCTGACGCTGGACGCGCGGGGCGACAACACCCGGGCCCTGGGGCTCTACGCCTCTCTGGGCTTCACCGAGTACGGGCGGCTGCCCCGCTTCGTCGCCGTCGGCGAACGCCGCTACGACAAGGTGTTCTGCATGCTGGACTTCCGTACGCCCGCCCCTTAG